One genomic window of Candidatus Neomarinimicrobiota bacterium includes the following:
- a CDS encoding response regulator, with the protein MEKSRGKILWVDDEIGHLKPHILFLEEKGYEISTCSNGRDGISHTRDEVFDLVLLDQFMPGLDGMETLREIKNNNPTLPVIMITKSEEEWLMDEAISEKIAHYLIKPVNPNQIFIACKQVLEDAKIRGEKTTSGYLQEFQKIELNIEDAVSFDDWWMIYNRLVKWQLDFEEQKEVSLHQILDEQIQSSNRNFTHFIEDNYKNWMSGLNSPTLSTDIFRNSVQPLLEANEKVCMLVMDAMRLDQFMALYPLLAEDFSIKIKPSVSILPSATPFSRNAIFSGLFPDQFCKKYPEQLDKMVSDKGSLNHLEDRFLKDQLKGSGLSEKSLHYHKIWMVDEGQKFQSNVNQYLNFDLLAIVVNFVDQLAHRRSESDVLKEMVPDESGYRQAIKIWYENSWIRNVLSELATAGFKVVMTSDHGSIMVKRDAMVAADKDSSSGVRYKHGRNINANGKSAIDVRDLSSYHLPSLGHQNNYLLAKDDFYFLYPNEQHKYKNMLKGSFQHGGISMEEMMVPIFIMDPK; encoded by the coding sequence ATGGAAAAATCCCGCGGTAAAATCCTTTGGGTCGACGATGAGATCGGCCACCTCAAACCTCACATTCTTTTTTTAGAAGAAAAAGGATATGAAATTTCTACGTGTTCAAATGGTCGCGATGGTATATCCCATACCAGAGATGAAGTTTTTGACCTCGTCCTTTTAGATCAATTCATGCCGGGCCTAGATGGTATGGAAACACTCAGGGAGATTAAAAATAACAATCCTACATTGCCAGTGATAATGATTACTAAAAGTGAAGAAGAGTGGCTTATGGATGAAGCAATCTCTGAAAAAATTGCCCATTATTTAATCAAACCTGTAAATCCTAACCAGATCTTCATAGCTTGTAAACAAGTACTGGAAGATGCAAAAATTCGTGGTGAAAAAACCACGAGTGGTTATTTGCAGGAATTCCAGAAAATTGAATTGAATATCGAAGATGCCGTTTCTTTTGATGATTGGTGGATGATTTATAATCGGTTGGTTAAATGGCAGTTGGATTTTGAAGAACAAAAGGAGGTGAGTCTCCACCAAATCTTAGATGAGCAAATTCAATCCTCGAATAGAAACTTCACTCATTTTATTGAAGATAATTATAAAAATTGGATGTCCGGGCTAAATAGCCCAACACTTTCTACCGATATTTTTCGAAATTCTGTTCAACCTCTATTAGAAGCTAATGAAAAGGTCTGCATGTTGGTTATGGATGCCATGCGGTTGGATCAGTTCATGGCGCTTTATCCACTATTGGCTGAAGATTTTTCCATTAAAATAAAACCATCAGTTTCTATTTTGCCATCGGCAACACCATTTAGCAGGAATGCTATTTTCTCAGGATTATTTCCCGATCAATTTTGTAAAAAATACCCTGAACAATTAGACAAAATGGTGTCGGATAAAGGAAGCTTAAACCATTTAGAAGATAGATTCCTCAAGGATCAATTAAAGGGTTCCGGATTGAGTGAAAAATCACTTCATTATCATAAAATTTGGATGGTGGATGAAGGGCAGAAATTCCAGTCAAATGTAAATCAATATCTAAATTTTGACTTATTGGCAATCGTTGTGAATTTTGTGGATCAATTGGCCCATCGCCGGTCAGAATCGGATGTCTTAAAAGAAATGGTTCCGGATGAATCGGGTTATCGGCAAGCTATAAAAATTTGGTATGAAAATTCCTGGATTCGAAATGTTTTATCAGAATTGGCTACCGCTGGTTTTAAGGTTGTAATGACAAGTGATCATGGTAGTATAATGGTAAAAAGAGATGCGATGGTAGCGGCTGATAAAGATTCATCGTCCGGGGTGAGATATAAACATGGACGGAATATAAATGCGAATGGAAAAAGCGCTATTGATGTTCGAGATCTTTCATCCTATCATTTACCCTCACTTGGGCATCAGAATAACTATTTGTTGGCTAAAGATGACTTTTACTTTTTATACCCCAACGAACAGCATAAATATAAAAATATGTTGAAGGGAAGTTTCCAGCATGGCGGCATTTCTATGGAAGAAATGATGGTACCTATTTTCATCATGGATCCTAAATGA
- a CDS encoding adenylate/guanylate cyclase domain-containing protein gives MKVTLQNVQKYIQDQWVGWVITLGAIIVVSLFHWIGVFDTIELKTYDYRFNSVRGPLTGWTISDSTYIDRGTDVVLLEVDDEAWRLMPEEWPYPRGSVWGRVVRNLYKAGAKVIVFDIQFDAPENRSEIYQDLISSTSPEYIIDQVPHVRDTTQAKYIWESLPYLIPRHGDKILGEAITEAQLFGTTVVMNVKMVTEPSLVPPQYIAYPVEPVVNANPEMGLINDQMDIDGFSRRYAIFGEMAHEPDKYYLTLAVKALKAFKGIPDTAKPYFDRDNLIWTYGDHKIKAYGAGNSFLVNYYGPPSGYKYRGEKDLPAWGTFPKYSLAYVIDTEDVTLRDPIEDLDWMSQFLPGEIPEWITAIEDPQERQEMMEAMGIGDEYDITQSPFFNKIVVIGTSVEVHHDYKQTPFYNFWGIQQLTPGMETHGNAIQTLLDSNYIEVLGGQLTELIYGYSISHSLLIALLSVIAFLILSYLNPVVAGILIILEGIIYFAIACGLFVDDLFWYLKSTLGSIMPNSVVANNPEYFNSPLPEIGESLVIPIVAPIVSLGITYTANVIYQFIIEQKNKNFLKDTFGAYISPDLIDQMYTDKQEPKLGGVAGYHTAFFSDIQSFSSFSEVLEPTRMVRLMNEYLTEMTDILLEHKGTLDKYIGDAIVAFYGAPVPLENHEYHACLTALEMEKKLVIMRKKWEDEGDWPDLVHNIRHRVGLNSGQMVTGNMGSAMRMNYTMMGDTVNLAARLEPAAKHYGVYIFVAENTYKVVKDKFEWRFLDNLRVKGKKKPVKGYELLALKNELSEEKSQLIQAFNKGMKLYLKQDWMKAKKQFKVSLELEEKFLARPTTPSAVYIDRCDYFKNESPGKDWNGVFTMTTK, from the coding sequence GTGAAGGTCACCTTACAAAACGTCCAAAAGTACATCCAGGACCAATGGGTTGGCTGGGTAATCACCCTTGGGGCGATTATTGTTGTTTCACTTTTTCACTGGATTGGTGTTTTTGACACGATTGAATTAAAGACTTATGATTATCGATTTAATTCTGTCCGTGGTCCATTAACAGGATGGACTATTTCTGACTCAACCTATATCGATCGCGGTACCGATGTGGTGTTGCTGGAAGTAGACGATGAAGCTTGGCGACTTATGCCGGAAGAATGGCCATATCCACGGGGAAGTGTGTGGGGGAGAGTTGTCCGAAATCTTTATAAGGCCGGAGCAAAGGTTATTGTTTTTGATATTCAGTTTGATGCGCCTGAAAATCGATCTGAAATTTACCAGGATTTGATTTCTTCAACTTCACCCGAATATATCATTGATCAAGTTCCCCATGTTCGGGATACGACACAGGCGAAATATATTTGGGAATCTCTTCCTTATTTGATTCCAAGGCATGGGGATAAAATTCTGGGAGAAGCAATCACCGAAGCACAATTGTTTGGTACTACAGTTGTCATGAATGTGAAAATGGTAACAGAACCATCGTTGGTACCTCCTCAATATATTGCTTATCCCGTGGAACCCGTAGTAAATGCCAATCCAGAAATGGGTTTAATCAATGATCAAATGGATATTGATGGATTTTCTCGACGCTATGCTATTTTTGGAGAAATGGCCCACGAACCGGATAAGTACTACCTCACCCTCGCGGTGAAAGCGCTTAAGGCATTTAAAGGTATTCCGGATACAGCAAAACCTTATTTTGATCGGGATAATTTGATTTGGACTTATGGCGACCACAAGATTAAAGCGTACGGTGCAGGAAATTCATTTCTTGTTAATTATTATGGTCCGCCTTCAGGGTATAAATATCGTGGTGAAAAGGACCTCCCCGCATGGGGAACTTTTCCAAAATATTCATTGGCTTATGTGATTGATACGGAAGATGTTACGTTGCGAGATCCAATCGAAGATCTAGATTGGATGAGCCAGTTCCTCCCAGGTGAAATCCCCGAATGGATTACTGCCATTGAAGATCCACAGGAACGGCAGGAAATGATGGAAGCCATGGGCATTGGTGATGAATATGATATTACCCAATCGCCGTTCTTTAACAAGATTGTTGTAATTGGCACTTCGGTTGAGGTGCATCACGATTATAAACAGACCCCATTCTATAATTTTTGGGGCATTCAGCAATTAACGCCGGGAATGGAAACCCATGGTAATGCAATCCAAACACTATTGGATAGCAATTATATCGAGGTTTTAGGCGGTCAATTAACAGAATTGATTTATGGATATTCCATTAGTCACTCATTATTAATCGCTCTTTTGAGTGTAATTGCATTCTTGATTTTATCTTATTTGAATCCGGTTGTGGCAGGAATCCTGATAATTTTAGAGGGAATCATCTATTTCGCCATAGCATGCGGACTGTTTGTTGATGATCTATTTTGGTATTTAAAAAGTACCTTAGGTTCTATCATGCCAAATTCTGTAGTAGCAAATAACCCCGAGTATTTTAATTCACCTCTGCCTGAAATTGGAGAATCTTTGGTCATTCCCATTGTAGCGCCAATTGTTAGTTTAGGTATCACTTATACTGCCAATGTGATTTATCAATTTATCATTGAGCAAAAAAATAAGAATTTTCTTAAAGATACTTTCGGAGCTTATATATCACCTGATTTGATTGACCAAATGTATACAGATAAACAGGAGCCAAAATTGGGTGGGGTCGCTGGATATCATACTGCTTTTTTTTCTGATATTCAAAGTTTCTCTTCCTTTTCAGAAGTATTGGAACCGACACGAATGGTTCGTCTCATGAATGAATATTTGACTGAAATGACGGACATATTATTGGAGCATAAGGGTACTTTAGATAAATATATCGGTGATGCGATTGTGGCCTTTTATGGTGCGCCTGTTCCCTTAGAAAATCATGAATACCATGCTTGTTTAACTGCGCTGGAAATGGAAAAGAAATTGGTCATCATGAGAAAAAAATGGGAAGACGAAGGAGACTGGCCAGATTTGGTTCATAATATTCGCCATCGAGTGGGATTGAATTCAGGTCAAATGGTGACGGGGAATATGGGGTCGGCCATGCGAATGAATTATACCATGATGGGAGATACTGTAAATTTAGCTGCGAGACTTGAACCGGCAGCGAAGCATTATGGTGTTTATATTTTTGTTGCAGAGAATACATATAAAGTTGTTAAAGATAAATTTGAATGGCGGTTCTTGGATAATCTTCGTGTAAAAGGAAAGAAAAAACCGGTTAAAGGTTATGAGCTATTGGCTCTAAAAAATGAGCTTTCAGAAGAAAAATCTCAATTAATTCAAGCCTTTAATAAAGGAATGAAACTTTACCTCAAACAAGACTGGATGAAAGCAAAAAAACAATTTAAAGTTTCCTTAGAGTTGGAAGAGAAATTCCTGGCTAGGCCCACTACACCATCGGCGGTTTATATAGATAGATGTGATTATTTTAAAAATGAATCACCGGGAAAAGACTGGAATGGTGTTTTTACCATGACGACAAAATAA